A window of the Juglans microcarpa x Juglans regia isolate MS1-56 chromosome 5D, Jm3101_v1.0, whole genome shotgun sequence genome harbors these coding sequences:
- the LOC121264699 gene encoding stress response protein nst1-like isoform X2: protein MCILCVIQKWSRRVATMLPWLVIPLIGLWALSQLLPPAFRFEITSPRLACVFVLLVTLFWYEILMPQLSAWRVRRNAQLRERKRFEAIELQKLRKTATRRCRNCLTPYREQNPGGGRFMCSYCGHISKRPVLDFPLPPGMGNNGIIKDLVGKGGKIFNGKAWSENGWTCGQDWLENGNWVSGSVSAKSSYWMKNGSGMFGGDEHCLAEKSYSGVVIFACKLLTSFFFSIRWLWRKIFRISSSEDNLTEAEHRAMLAKKGENGASFHESRGEKARRKAEEKRQARLEKELLEEEERKQREEVARLVEERRRLRDEKMEAEKKTSPAVREKDSKKEAEKKRQERRKEKDKASSKSNSDAEELEKRAGKEIEQKQELEKKNEIDRREHQKSGTEGIRGQSIETGHGMKNISANSVSRGNYGTRYLDRMRGTIFSHSRAFSGNSLFVKGANIPATITKESRPNSSVDHIHHFANKRDLFPHEHVAGKPCANGDDKSINRAVLSEQPRTTPKKSWQQLFTRSSSAPPSNTNVISRPNTKFQAEVQSSQFSSQTTSTQSYDNPINFGLPSPFTLPTYSNVSTSSGLGFSPAIESIFPRIGEPSHEFKYEEPELFEDPCYVPDPVSLLGPVSESLDNFQLDLGTGFATDLGLERPRALKKVSASSEVNKPSPIESPLSREKHNTSNWLQCTPRAQDNLPVTDATTNETGTWQMWNTSPLGQDGLGLVGGPVSWLLPPEWSRANKEDLVHPSQKTTASLFANDDHVLSGTHSPQNVFLGNGQNGGPYSPVTGSSDHEPWLQKAFFPPLAGSENHFALKPREEFTQNEMIFGSPSSGSKHPLDMSPANCWSKKEWSVQGSGEGGGKSSVARPPIGDLYPTQDVQSLW from the exons ATGTGTATACTCTGTGTGATTCAGAAGTGGTCTCGCCGGGTTGCTACGATGCTGCCTTGGTTAGTTATTCCACTCATAGGACTTTGGGCTCTCTCCCAACTTTTGCCGCCTGCATTTCGGTTTGAGATTACATCTCCGAGGCTCGCCTGTGTGTTTGTGCTTTTGGTTACTCTCTTTTGGTATGAGATTTTGATGCCTCAGCTGTCAGCCTGGCGTGTTCGCAGGAATGCACAGCTCAGGGAGAGGAAGAGGTTTGAAGCGATAGAATTGCAGAAGCTTCGGAAAACCGCGACAAGGCGGTGCAGGAACTGCTTGACTCCGTATAGGGAACAGAATCCTGGTGGTGGTCGGTTTATGTGTTCATATTGCGGTCATATTTCGAAGCGGCCGGTTCTGGACTTCCCCTTACCGCCTGGTATGGGAAACAATGGGATTATTAAGGATTTAGTTGGAAAAGGTGGGAAGATATTTAATGGAAAGGCATGGTCCGAAAATGGATGGACGTGCGGTCAGGATTGGTTGGAGAATGGCAATTGGGTCAGTGGGTCTGTTTCAGCAAAGTCTAGTTATTGGATGAAGAATGGGAGTGGTATGTTTGGTGGAGATGAACATTGTTTGGCCGAGAAGTCTTACTCGGGAGTTGTTATTTTTGCATGCAAGCTGTTGACATCTTTTTTCTTCAGCATTAGGTGGCTTTGGAGAAAGATTTTTAGGATTAGTTCAAGCGAAGATAATTTGACTGAAGCTGAGCATCGGGCGATGTTGGCTAAGAAGGGCGAGAATGGGGCAAGCTTTCATGAAAGTAGAGGAGAGAAAGCACGCAGAAAAGCTGAAGAGAAGAGACAGGCTAGGTTAGAGAAGGAGCTTTTGGAGGAGGAAGAGCGAAAGCAGAGGGAGGAGGTCGCAAGACTAGTCGAGGAACGGAGGAGACTGAGGGATGAGAAAATGGAAGCTGAGAAAAAAACATCACCAGCTGTCAGGGAAAAGGATAGTAAGAAGGAAGCTGAAAAGAAGCGTCAGGAGAGAAGGAAAGAGAAGGACAAAGCGTCTAGTAAGAGCAATTCTGATGCAGAAGAGCTGGAAAAAAGAGCAGGTAAGGAAATTGAGCAAAAGCAAGAATTGGAAAAGAAGAATGAGATCGATCGCCGGGAACATCAAAAATCTGGGACTGAAGGCATAAGAGGCCAGAGTATCGAAACTGGACATGGgatgaaaaatatatctgcaaacAGTGTTAGCCGGGGAAATTATGGAACTAGGTATCTGGATCGTATGAGGGGTACGATTTTTTCCCATTCTAGAGCATTTAGTGGCAATAGTCTTTTTGTAAAGGGTGCTAATATTCCTGCCACAATTACAAAGGAAAGCAGGCCTAACAGTTCAGTTGATCATATCCATCATTTTGCTAATAAGAGAGATTTATTTCCACACGAACATGTAGCTGGAAAACCATGTGCAAATGGAGATGACAAGAGCATCAATCGCGCT GTGCTCTCAGAACAACCTAGGACAACACCTAAGAAATCATGGCAACAATTATTTACTCGATCTTCATCTGCTCCTCCTTCAAATACAAATGTCATAAGCAGACCAAATACAAAGTTCCAAGCAGAAGTTCAAAGCTCACAGTTCAGCAGCCAAACAACATCGACACAATCATATGATAATCCTATTAACTTTGGGCTGCCATCACCATTTACACTGCCTACCTATTCAAATGTATCCACAAGCAGTGGTTTAGGTTTTTCACCAGCAATCGAATCCATCTTTCCTCGCATTGGAGAACCATCCCATGAATTTAAATATGAAGAGCCAGAGCTTTTTGAAGACCCATGTTATGTTCCTGATCCAGTATCCTTGCTTGGGCCTGTTTCGGAGTCActtgataattttcaattgGACCTGGGCACTGGATTTGCAACAGACCTGGGATTGGAAAGGCCTCGTGCTTTAAAGAAAGTATCTGCTTCATCTGAAGTCAACAAGCCATCTCCAATCGAGTCTCCATTGTCACGAGAAAAGCATAATACTTCTAATTGGTTACAATGTACCCCTAGGGCCCAAGATAATTTACCTGTCACTGATGCTACTACAAATGAGACAGGAACATGGCAGATGTGGAATACCTCTCCTCTTGGTCAGGATGGTCTAGGTTTAGTTGGTGGGCCTGTGAGCTGGCTTTTACCCCCTGAATGGAGTAGAGCAAACAAGGAAGATTTAGTGCATCCATCTCAGAAAACTACTGCTTCACTGTTTGCAAATGATGACCATGTCCTTTCTGGCACTCATTCTCCTCAGAATGTTTTTCTTGGTAATGGGCAGAATGGTGGGCCATACAGCCCAGTTACTGGTTCAAGTGATCATGAACCCTGGTTACAGAAAGCTTTCTTTCCTCCGTTGGCAGGAAGTGAAAACCATTTTGCACTCAAGCCTCGAGAAGAATTTAcacaaaatgaaatgatttttggaaGTCCAAGCTCTGGAAGTAAACATCCATTAGACATGTCTCCTGCTAATTGTTGGTCCAA AAAGGAATGGAGTGTGCAGGGTTCAGGGGAAGGTGGTGGTAAGTCATCCGTTGCAAGGCCCCCAATTGGGGATCTATATCCCACCCAAGATGTACAATCACTTTGGTGA
- the LOC121264699 gene encoding stress response protein nst1-like isoform X1 → MCILCVIQKWSRRVATMLPWLVIPLIGLWALSQLLPPAFRFEITSPRLACVFVLLVTLFWYEILMPQLSAWRVRRNAQLRERKRFEAIELQKLRKTATRRCRNCLTPYREQNPGGGRFMCSYCGHISKRPVLDFPLPPGMGNNGIIKDLVGKGGKIFNGKAWSENGWTCGQDWLENGNWVSGSVSAKSSYWMKNGSGMFGGDEHCLAEKSYSGVVIFACKLLTSFFFSIRWLWRKIFRISSSEDNLTEAEHRAMLAKKGENGASFHESRGEKARRKAEEKRQARLEKELLEEEERKQREEVARLVEERRRLRDEKMEAEKKTSPAVREKDSKKEAEKKRQERRKEKDKASSKSNSDAEELEKRAGKEIEQKQELEKKNEIDRREHQKSGTEGIRGQSIETGHGMKNISANSVSRGNYGTRYLDRMRGTIFSHSRAFSGNSLFVKGANIPATITKESRPNSSVDHIHHFANKRDLFPHEHVAGKPCANGDDKSINRAVLSEQPRTTPKKSWQQLFTRSSSAPPSNTNVISRPNTKFQAEVQSSQFSSQTTSTQSYDNPINFGLPSPFTLPTYSNVSTSSGLGFSPAIESIFPRIGEPSHEFKYEEPELFEDPCYVPDPVSLLGPVSESLDNFQLDLGTGFATDLGLERPRALKKVSASSEVNKPSPIESPLSREKHNTSNWLQCTPRAQDNLPVTDATTNETGTWQMWNTSPLGQDGLGLVGGPVSWLLPPEWSRANKEDLVHPSQKTTASLFANDDHVLSGTHSPQNVFLGNGQNGGPYSPVTGSSDHEPWLQKAFFPPLAGSENHFALKPREEFTQNEMIFGSPSSGSKHPLDMSPANCWSNRKEWSVQGSGEGGGKSSVARPPIGDLYPTQDVQSLW, encoded by the exons ATGTGTATACTCTGTGTGATTCAGAAGTGGTCTCGCCGGGTTGCTACGATGCTGCCTTGGTTAGTTATTCCACTCATAGGACTTTGGGCTCTCTCCCAACTTTTGCCGCCTGCATTTCGGTTTGAGATTACATCTCCGAGGCTCGCCTGTGTGTTTGTGCTTTTGGTTACTCTCTTTTGGTATGAGATTTTGATGCCTCAGCTGTCAGCCTGGCGTGTTCGCAGGAATGCACAGCTCAGGGAGAGGAAGAGGTTTGAAGCGATAGAATTGCAGAAGCTTCGGAAAACCGCGACAAGGCGGTGCAGGAACTGCTTGACTCCGTATAGGGAACAGAATCCTGGTGGTGGTCGGTTTATGTGTTCATATTGCGGTCATATTTCGAAGCGGCCGGTTCTGGACTTCCCCTTACCGCCTGGTATGGGAAACAATGGGATTATTAAGGATTTAGTTGGAAAAGGTGGGAAGATATTTAATGGAAAGGCATGGTCCGAAAATGGATGGACGTGCGGTCAGGATTGGTTGGAGAATGGCAATTGGGTCAGTGGGTCTGTTTCAGCAAAGTCTAGTTATTGGATGAAGAATGGGAGTGGTATGTTTGGTGGAGATGAACATTGTTTGGCCGAGAAGTCTTACTCGGGAGTTGTTATTTTTGCATGCAAGCTGTTGACATCTTTTTTCTTCAGCATTAGGTGGCTTTGGAGAAAGATTTTTAGGATTAGTTCAAGCGAAGATAATTTGACTGAAGCTGAGCATCGGGCGATGTTGGCTAAGAAGGGCGAGAATGGGGCAAGCTTTCATGAAAGTAGAGGAGAGAAAGCACGCAGAAAAGCTGAAGAGAAGAGACAGGCTAGGTTAGAGAAGGAGCTTTTGGAGGAGGAAGAGCGAAAGCAGAGGGAGGAGGTCGCAAGACTAGTCGAGGAACGGAGGAGACTGAGGGATGAGAAAATGGAAGCTGAGAAAAAAACATCACCAGCTGTCAGGGAAAAGGATAGTAAGAAGGAAGCTGAAAAGAAGCGTCAGGAGAGAAGGAAAGAGAAGGACAAAGCGTCTAGTAAGAGCAATTCTGATGCAGAAGAGCTGGAAAAAAGAGCAGGTAAGGAAATTGAGCAAAAGCAAGAATTGGAAAAGAAGAATGAGATCGATCGCCGGGAACATCAAAAATCTGGGACTGAAGGCATAAGAGGCCAGAGTATCGAAACTGGACATGGgatgaaaaatatatctgcaaacAGTGTTAGCCGGGGAAATTATGGAACTAGGTATCTGGATCGTATGAGGGGTACGATTTTTTCCCATTCTAGAGCATTTAGTGGCAATAGTCTTTTTGTAAAGGGTGCTAATATTCCTGCCACAATTACAAAGGAAAGCAGGCCTAACAGTTCAGTTGATCATATCCATCATTTTGCTAATAAGAGAGATTTATTTCCACACGAACATGTAGCTGGAAAACCATGTGCAAATGGAGATGACAAGAGCATCAATCGCGCT GTGCTCTCAGAACAACCTAGGACAACACCTAAGAAATCATGGCAACAATTATTTACTCGATCTTCATCTGCTCCTCCTTCAAATACAAATGTCATAAGCAGACCAAATACAAAGTTCCAAGCAGAAGTTCAAAGCTCACAGTTCAGCAGCCAAACAACATCGACACAATCATATGATAATCCTATTAACTTTGGGCTGCCATCACCATTTACACTGCCTACCTATTCAAATGTATCCACAAGCAGTGGTTTAGGTTTTTCACCAGCAATCGAATCCATCTTTCCTCGCATTGGAGAACCATCCCATGAATTTAAATATGAAGAGCCAGAGCTTTTTGAAGACCCATGTTATGTTCCTGATCCAGTATCCTTGCTTGGGCCTGTTTCGGAGTCActtgataattttcaattgGACCTGGGCACTGGATTTGCAACAGACCTGGGATTGGAAAGGCCTCGTGCTTTAAAGAAAGTATCTGCTTCATCTGAAGTCAACAAGCCATCTCCAATCGAGTCTCCATTGTCACGAGAAAAGCATAATACTTCTAATTGGTTACAATGTACCCCTAGGGCCCAAGATAATTTACCTGTCACTGATGCTACTACAAATGAGACAGGAACATGGCAGATGTGGAATACCTCTCCTCTTGGTCAGGATGGTCTAGGTTTAGTTGGTGGGCCTGTGAGCTGGCTTTTACCCCCTGAATGGAGTAGAGCAAACAAGGAAGATTTAGTGCATCCATCTCAGAAAACTACTGCTTCACTGTTTGCAAATGATGACCATGTCCTTTCTGGCACTCATTCTCCTCAGAATGTTTTTCTTGGTAATGGGCAGAATGGTGGGCCATACAGCCCAGTTACTGGTTCAAGTGATCATGAACCCTGGTTACAGAAAGCTTTCTTTCCTCCGTTGGCAGGAAGTGAAAACCATTTTGCACTCAAGCCTCGAGAAGAATTTAcacaaaatgaaatgatttttggaaGTCCAAGCTCTGGAAGTAAACATCCATTAGACATGTCTCCTGCTAATTGTTGGTCCAA CAGAAAGGAATGGAGTGTGCAGGGTTCAGGGGAAGGTGGTGGTAAGTCATCCGTTGCAAGGCCCCCAATTGGGGATCTATATCCCACCCAAGATGTACAATCACTTTGGTGA